The Thiothrix subterranea genome has a segment encoding these proteins:
- the modC gene encoding molybdenum ABC transporter ATP-binding protein, with protein MSNTPHDNLHARFQLAFSGFQLETDLQLPGRGVTALFGHSGSGKTTLLRCIAGLQRPDSGFLQVRGQVWQDSAKGVFLPTHQRPLGYVFQEASLFPHLTARKNMDYGRKRAAQSANDAELAAIVDMLGIGHLLDKIPAQLSGGERQRVGIARALALKPQVLLMDEPLAALDLKRKQEILPFLERLHRELDIPILYVTHSPQEVTQLADHLVVLEAGKVVASGALAEVLTRLDSPMAQGKEASSVLQVKVWDHEPEFHLSHVGFAGGVISLPYQQATAVGTPLRLRIDARDVSLTLQQPVQTSILNVLPASITGMAQPVAGQVMVRLNMGGVPLLAHITQKSAVQLGLKVGMAVFAQIKATAIV; from the coding sequence ATGAGCAATACACCGCACGACAACTTACATGCACGTTTCCAACTGGCTTTTAGTGGCTTTCAGTTGGAAACCGATTTGCAATTGCCGGGGCGGGGCGTAACCGCATTGTTTGGGCATTCTGGCTCTGGCAAAACCACCTTATTGCGCTGCATTGCCGGGTTGCAACGCCCGGACAGCGGTTTCCTGCAAGTGCGCGGGCAGGTGTGGCAAGACAGCGCGAAGGGGGTGTTTTTGCCAACGCACCAACGCCCCTTGGGGTATGTGTTTCAGGAAGCCAGCCTGTTCCCGCATTTGACGGCACGCAAGAATATGGATTACGGGCGCAAACGAGCCGCGCAATCCGCCAATGATGCCGAACTGGCGGCGATCGTGGATATGTTGGGGATTGGGCATTTGCTGGACAAAATCCCCGCGCAATTGTCCGGTGGAGAACGCCAGCGGGTTGGTATTGCCCGCGCCCTTGCCCTCAAGCCGCAAGTGCTGCTGATGGATGAACCGCTTGCCGCGCTCGACCTCAAGCGCAAACAGGAAATCCTGCCGTTTCTGGAACGTTTGCACCGCGAACTCGATATTCCGATTCTGTACGTGACGCATTCACCGCAGGAAGTGACCCAGCTTGCGGATCATCTGGTGGTGCTGGAAGCGGGCAAGGTGGTGGCTTCTGGCGCATTGGCGGAGGTGTTGACGCGGCTGGATTCGCCGATGGCGCAAGGCAAAGAAGCCTCCAGCGTGTTGCAGGTGAAGGTATGGGATCATGAGCCGGAGTTCCACCTCAGTCACGTCGGTTTTGCGGGGGGCGTGATCAGCTTGCCTTACCAGCAGGCAACCGCCGTGGGTACGCCGTTGCGCTTGCGCATTGATGCCCGCGATGTCAGTCTGACGCTGCAACAACCGGTGCAAACCAGCATTCTCAACGTGTTGCCCGCGAGTATTACCGGTATGGCGCAACCCGTGGCAGGGCAAGTGATGGTGCGTTTGAACATGGGCGGTGTGCCATTGCTGGCACACATTACCCAGAAATCAGCGGTGCAACTGGGGTTGAAGGTGGGGATGGCGGTGTTTGCGCAGATCAAGGCGACCGCGATTGTGTGA
- a CDS encoding putative hemolysin, with protein sequence MKLRMGFIISLMVTLYACSNTPVPMNVTPQAARAANPASLNCLQNHGKLETHRTPEGDRTDCLLPSGKRCDEWEMFRGNCPTRTVNANGIFSF encoded by the coding sequence ATGAAGTTGAGAATGGGCTTTATAATCAGCCTGATGGTAACACTCTACGCCTGTAGCAATACGCCAGTGCCCATGAACGTTACACCGCAAGCGGCACGTGCCGCCAACCCTGCATCACTCAATTGCCTGCAAAATCACGGCAAATTAGAAACACACCGCACCCCAGAAGGCGACAGAACCGATTGCTTACTACCCAGCGGTAAACGTTGCGACGAGTGGGAAATGTTCCGGGGCAATTGCCCAACCCGCACCGTTAATGCCAATGGCATTTTTAGCTTCTAA
- a CDS encoding di-heme oxidoreductase family protein — MKRLAVLVLLLPALVSAAGISTGDTSRRALSKAMEELDDAQRERFASGRGLFDQMWVIAPSTDEAVDGLGPVYNRISCVACHPGNGRGRAPDAESEEMRSMLVRLSIPGVGEHGGPLPHPAYGEQLNEQGVPGVPGEGRIAVKYQDIPLFLHGGTGVTLRKPSLVWREAHYGTPDGVLTSARIGPALVGMGLLEAVPEAEILKWADPDDKNQDGISGRANTVWDAAVQQNALGRFGLKANVATLRQQIAGAFIGDLGITSPLFPHENCSMAETACARTVNGGNPELSAVQLDDITFYHQTLAIPERRQRDTAQVQRGQQLFQQAQCAACHRPMLYTAANAKPDLLSQRIIEPYSDLLLHDMGEPLADGRPDFAANGYEWRTPPLWGIGLAEAVGDQVHYLHDGRARNLLEAIVWHRGEAAASQQAVWAMTVEDREALLAFLRSL, encoded by the coding sequence ATGAAACGGCTGGCAGTGCTGGTGTTGTTGCTTCCGGCTTTGGTGTCGGCGGCGGGGATTTCTACTGGCGATACCAGCCGTCGCGCCCTGTCCAAAGCGATGGAAGAACTGGATGATGCCCAGCGGGAACGCTTCGCTAGTGGGCGCGGATTGTTCGATCAGATGTGGGTGATTGCCCCTTCCACCGATGAGGCGGTTGATGGGCTTGGCCCCGTGTATAACCGCATTTCCTGCGTTGCTTGCCACCCCGGTAACGGGCGTGGACGCGCCCCGGATGCTGAAAGTGAAGAAATGCGCTCCATGCTGGTGCGCCTGAGCATTCCGGGTGTGGGGGAACATGGCGGGCCATTGCCCCACCCGGCTTACGGGGAACAACTGAATGAGCAGGGTGTTCCGGGCGTCCCCGGCGAAGGAAGGATAGCGGTCAAGTATCAGGACATCCCCCTGTTTCTGCATGGCGGCACGGGCGTGACCTTGCGCAAGCCGTCACTGGTGTGGCGGGAAGCCCATTACGGTACACCTGACGGGGTGTTGACCTCGGCACGCATTGGTCCGGCACTGGTCGGGATGGGCTTGCTGGAAGCTGTGCCTGAAGCCGAAATCCTGAAATGGGCTGACCCGGATGACAAGAATCAGGATGGTATTTCCGGGCGAGCCAATACGGTCTGGGATGCGGCGGTACAGCAAAATGCCTTGGGGCGTTTCGGCCTGAAAGCGAATGTGGCAACCCTGCGCCAGCAAATAGCCGGGGCTTTCATCGGCGACTTGGGGATCACTTCGCCGCTATTCCCGCATGAAAATTGCAGCATGGCGGAAACGGCCTGCGCCCGGACGGTTAACGGCGGCAACCCAGAATTGAGCGCGGTACAGCTCGACGACATCACGTTTTATCACCAAACCTTGGCTATCCCGGAACGGCGGCAACGCGACACCGCGCAGGTGCAGCGTGGGCAACAATTGTTCCAGCAGGCACAGTGTGCCGCCTGCCATCGCCCGATGCTTTACACCGCTGCCAATGCCAAGCCTGACCTGCTAAGCCAACGCATTATCGAGCCTTACAGCGATTTGTTGCTGCATGACATGGGCGAGCCGTTGGCGGATGGACGCCCTGATTTTGCCGCCAATGGCTATGAATGGCGCACTCCGCCCTTATGGGGCATCGGTTTGGCTGAAGCGGTCGGCGATCAGGTACATTACTTGCATGATGGACGCGCACGCAACCTGCTGGAAGCCATTGTGTGGCATCGGGGGGAAGCGGCTGCCAGCCAGCAGGCGGTGTGGGCAATGACGGTTGAAGACAGGGAGGCACTGCTTGCTTTCCTGCGTTCACTTTAA
- the modB gene encoding molybdate ABC transporter permease subunit — protein MLSPSDWSAVWLTFKLASLTTLILLLIGTPLAWHLARTRRWWKAPLSAVVALPIVLPPTVLGFYLLITMGPKGPIGQLTSALGWGTLPFTFTGLLVASVFYSLPFVVQPIQNAFETLDMRLMEAASTLRAKPLDAFFSVALPMARPGFLTACILGFAHTVGEFGVVLMIGGNIPDKTRVVSVQIYDHVESMEYAQAHWLAGGMVVFSFIVLLLMYTLNRGIRMSKI, from the coding sequence ATGCTATCCCCCAGCGATTGGTCAGCCGTTTGGCTGACCTTCAAACTTGCCAGCCTCACGACCCTGATTCTGTTGCTGATTGGCACACCGTTGGCATGGCATCTGGCACGTACCCGCCGCTGGTGGAAAGCCCCGTTAAGCGCAGTGGTGGCTTTACCGATTGTATTGCCGCCCACCGTGCTGGGTTTTTACCTGCTGATCACGATGGGGCCAAAAGGTCCGATTGGGCAATTGACCAGTGCTTTGGGCTGGGGGACATTGCCGTTCACCTTCACGGGTTTGCTGGTAGCTTCGGTGTTCTATTCGCTGCCGTTTGTGGTGCAGCCTATCCAGAATGCGTTTGAAACACTGGATATGCGCTTGATGGAGGCGGCAAGTACACTGCGGGCAAAACCGCTGGATGCGTTTTTCAGTGTGGCGTTACCGATGGCTCGTCCCGGCTTTCTTACCGCCTGCATTCTGGGATTTGCGCATACCGTGGGCGAATTCGGTGTGGTGTTAATGATCGGCGGCAATATTCCCGACAAAACCCGCGTGGTGTCGGTGCAGATTTATGACCATGTGGAGTCGATGGAATACGCACAAGCCCATTGGCTGGCGGGCGGCATGGTGGTGTTTTCCTTCATCGTGTTGTTGCTGATGTATACCCTCAACCGTGGGATCAGGATGTCAAAAATATGA
- a CDS encoding TOBE domain-containing protein, with protein sequence MKTITMQMQQLMATPLRHGRRWDYLELLERIDVTGSISAASKAMGMSYKAAWEAVLMVNNLSEEPVVERQAGGQHGGGTNLTAYGRRMVMVYRHMEKEHARILSQLGQVADNFEQYFQLIRRFDMQTSSRNQFLGTVTKVTNGPINSEVILDIGGGDELVAVITHNSVEHLGLAPGVQAYALVKAPWVILAKDDGKIKTSARNNLRGTIVSVQEGAVNAEVIIELPGGKTVTAIITNDSVQDMELKVGDKACALIKASHIILAVSN encoded by the coding sequence ATGAAAACCATCACCATGCAAATGCAACAACTGATGGCAACCCCACTACGCCACGGGCGACGCTGGGACTATCTGGAATTACTGGAACGCATTGATGTCACTGGCTCAATTTCCGCCGCCTCCAAAGCGATGGGCATGAGTTACAAAGCCGCGTGGGAAGCCGTGCTGATGGTCAACAACCTGTCAGAAGAACCCGTGGTCGAACGGCAAGCGGGTGGACAACACGGCGGCGGAACCAACCTGACCGCTTACGGGCGGCGCATGGTGATGGTTTACCGCCACATGGAAAAGGAACACGCCCGCATCCTCTCGCAACTGGGGCAGGTGGCGGACAATTTTGAGCAATATTTTCAACTAATAAGGAGATTCGATATGCAAACCAGCAGCCGTAACCAATTTCTCGGCACTGTCACCAAAGTAACCAACGGGCCGATTAATTCCGAAGTCATTCTCGACATCGGCGGCGGTGACGAACTCGTTGCCGTTATTACCCACAACAGTGTTGAGCATCTTGGCCTTGCGCCCGGCGTGCAAGCCTACGCACTGGTCAAAGCCCCGTGGGTGATCCTCGCCAAGGACGACGGCAAGATCAAAACCAGTGCCCGCAACAATTTGCGTGGCACGATCGTCAGCGTGCAAGAAGGCGCGGTCAATGCCGAGGTCATCATTGAATTACCCGGTGGCAAAACCGTCACCGCGATTATTACCAACGACAGCGTGCAGGATATGGAACTGAAAGTCGGGGACAAAGCCTGCGCTTTGATCAAGGCATCGCACATTATCCTTGCTGTGTCCAACTAA
- a CDS encoding ABC transporter substrate-binding protein: MKSFAQWFGILLLASTGSSFAEDLTVMTSYPEDVVSRFEEAFEKAHPDIHVQILWRMPHDALPYLLQPQQGGVDVYWTPSQGNFLALKNAKALGPIGIDRSGLPDKIGTALISDPDGLYLANETAGYGMVVDPDKLGKLGVAEPKRWQDLADPRLQGEVALPVPSGVGFAPMLIDQLLQAEGWEKGWNTWRAIALNSKLIDKRGNAITDEVSSGRAAVGLTMDFFAASNVASGGKGKFIYPLKTAFNPAQIGITASTTHRPAAETFVSFILSEEGQSLLFHPAIRKLPVRPSVYSKAPEGYTNPFTLGIDARYDPVPGLARSGFNSALFDAAITRRQDALLKAWASVRKAENGASPSEQPLLQQARTALEALPVAEPTADSPLVKACEQRRKNTSAETQCAAAEREWDAFFTAHYADAQRLADTVLAARQGKAP; encoded by the coding sequence ATGAAAAGCTTTGCACAATGGTTCGGTATCCTGCTGCTGGCAAGCACTGGCAGCAGCTTTGCCGAAGACCTCACCGTCATGACCAGCTACCCCGAAGACGTGGTATCGCGTTTTGAGGAAGCGTTTGAGAAAGCCCACCCCGACATCCACGTACAAATCCTGTGGCGGATGCCTCATGACGCGCTGCCATACCTGCTCCAGCCACAGCAGGGTGGGGTGGATGTGTACTGGACACCTTCGCAAGGCAACTTTCTTGCCCTGAAAAATGCCAAGGCGCTTGGCCCCATCGGCATTGACCGCAGCGGCTTGCCGGACAAAATCGGGACTGCGCTGATTTCCGACCCGGACGGACTGTACCTTGCCAACGAAACCGCCGGTTACGGCATGGTGGTTGACCCTGACAAGCTGGGCAAGCTCGGCGTGGCTGAACCCAAACGCTGGCAAGACCTTGCCGACCCGCGCCTGCAAGGGGAAGTGGCGCTGCCTGTGCCGTCCGGGGTTGGCTTTGCGCCGATGCTGATTGACCAACTCCTGCAAGCCGAAGGCTGGGAAAAGGGCTGGAATACATGGCGGGCGATTGCGCTCAACAGCAAGCTGATCGACAAGCGCGGCAATGCCATTACCGATGAAGTGTCCTCCGGGCGGGCGGCAGTCGGCTTGACGATGGACTTTTTCGCAGCCTCCAATGTTGCCAGTGGCGGCAAAGGCAAGTTCATCTACCCGCTCAAGACCGCATTCAATCCGGCACAGATTGGGATTACGGCATCCACCACCCACCGTCCGGCAGCAGAAACCTTCGTCTCGTTCATTCTCTCCGAAGAGGGGCAAAGCCTGCTGTTCCACCCTGCAATCCGCAAATTGCCAGTGCGCCCGTCGGTTTACAGCAAAGCACCGGAAGGCTACACCAACCCGTTCACGCTGGGGATAGATGCCCGCTACGATCCAGTTCCCGGACTGGCTCGCAGTGGCTTCAACTCGGCCTTGTTCGACGCTGCCATTACCCGCCGTCAGGATGCCTTGCTCAAGGCATGGGCAAGTGTACGCAAGGCTGAAAACGGTGCATCTCCCAGCGAACAGCCGCTACTGCAACAAGCGCGTACTGCGCTGGAAGCCTTGCCTGTCGCTGAGCCAACGGCAGATTCCCCGTTGGTAAAGGCTTGTGAACAACGCCGCAAAAACACGAGTGCTGAAACCCAATGCGCCGCAGCGGAACGGGAGTGGGATGCGTTTTTCACCGCCCACTACGCCGATGCCCAACGTTTGGCAGACACGGTGCTGGCAGCACGGCAGGGGAAAGCTCCATGA
- a CDS encoding TonB-dependent receptor plug domain-containing protein: MAHTPKLHLLVSLPLILAALDAHADTTVYELGTITVTGKHPQIGEISADQASSEISSKKIKQFNRTNVADALNLLPGVTVASVGARNEKTVYVRGFDMRQVPLFVDGIPLQVPYDGYVDFNRFTTADLSAIQVNKGFSSGSYGPNTLGGAINLISSKPRDKFEGDASAGFAEGGEHSAAVNVGTNQGKWYLQAGASTRESDGFELSSDFKPTTTEDGGLRNNAYRKDNKVSLKVGLTPNDTDEYALSYFTQHGKKGNPPSTIPTSARYWQWPLWDEESLHLITNKALTPTETVKLRLYQDKYENGIDSYTDGTYTTLKKSGAGSVGATGKSRYHDRAEGGSVELESTRFDKHTVRLSAHTKQDKHKADDTATLVEQFEDTTQSLAIDDEIALKPNLTLSLGAARNTMEPDSVYKSTDPVPMPAKQSATNAQVGLFWDVKENSRVYTTIADKTRFPTLKDRYSLRLGTAIPNPDLKAEEARHYEIGYQGKLHDKVKVEAAVFQTDTTNLIQQVNNVSGTKYQMQNVGKVRTTGLETGVRAKLTEQWEAGGQLTLLERKNQSNSNKLTAVPDQKISADLTYRPTPRWETQLVVNHEGSRWDSNTVKLAGFNTADAKVAFRPTKQITLDAGVTNLTDKNYQLTDGFPNPGRMWFTNASYDF, from the coding sequence ATGGCGCATACTCCGAAACTCCATCTCCTTGTCAGCCTGCCGTTAATATTGGCGGCGCTGGATGCCCACGCCGATACCACCGTATACGAACTGGGCACGATTACAGTGACGGGCAAGCATCCCCAAATCGGTGAAATCAGCGCCGATCAGGCATCTTCCGAAATCAGCAGCAAGAAGATAAAGCAGTTTAACCGTACCAATGTTGCCGATGCGCTCAACCTGCTTCCCGGTGTGACGGTCGCCAGCGTGGGGGCGCGTAACGAAAAAACGGTTTACGTGCGCGGTTTCGACATGCGCCAAGTGCCGCTGTTCGTTGACGGCATTCCCTTGCAAGTGCCGTATGACGGCTACGTGGATTTTAACCGTTTCACCACCGCTGACCTTTCCGCCATTCAAGTGAACAAAGGGTTTAGCTCAGGCTCTTATGGGCCGAATACGCTGGGTGGGGCGATCAACCTGATTTCCAGCAAACCACGTGACAAGTTTGAGGGCGATGCCAGTGCAGGGTTTGCTGAAGGCGGTGAACATTCCGCCGCCGTCAACGTGGGTACGAACCAAGGGAAATGGTATCTTCAGGCAGGCGCATCCACACGCGAAAGTGACGGTTTTGAGCTGTCATCTGACTTCAAACCGACCACAACCGAAGACGGCGGCCTGCGCAACAATGCCTACCGCAAGGACAACAAGGTATCCCTCAAGGTTGGCCTGACCCCCAACGATACCGACGAATATGCGCTCAGCTATTTCACCCAGCATGGCAAGAAAGGCAACCCACCATCCACCATCCCCACCAGCGCCCGTTACTGGCAATGGCCTTTATGGGATGAGGAAAGCCTGCACCTGATCACCAACAAAGCCCTGACCCCCACCGAAACCGTCAAGCTACGCCTGTATCAGGACAAATACGAAAACGGCATCGACTCCTACACCGACGGTACGTACACCACCCTGAAAAAATCCGGGGCGGGCAGTGTCGGCGCAACCGGGAAAAGCCGTTACCATGACCGTGCCGAAGGTGGTTCGGTGGAACTGGAATCCACCCGTTTTGACAAACACACCGTGCGCCTTTCCGCCCACACCAAGCAGGACAAACACAAGGCTGACGACACCGCCACGCTGGTGGAACAATTTGAGGACACCACCCAGTCACTGGCAATTGACGACGAAATTGCCCTCAAACCCAACCTGACACTTTCCCTAGGCGCGGCACGCAACACGATGGAACCCGACTCAGTTTACAAATCCACCGATCCCGTCCCCATGCCTGCCAAACAATCCGCTACCAACGCACAGGTCGGGCTGTTTTGGGATGTCAAAGAAAACAGTCGCGTATATACCACCATTGCCGACAAAACCCGCTTCCCCACACTCAAAGACCGCTATTCGCTGCGCCTTGGCACTGCCATCCCCAACCCGGATTTGAAGGCGGAAGAAGCCCGCCATTACGAAATCGGTTATCAGGGCAAGTTGCATGACAAGGTAAAAGTAGAAGCCGCCGTGTTCCAGACCGACACCACCAACCTCATCCAGCAGGTCAACAACGTCAGCGGCACGAAGTACCAGATGCAAAACGTTGGCAAAGTACGCACCACCGGATTGGAAACAGGTGTGCGGGCAAAACTGACGGAACAGTGGGAAGCGGGTGGACAACTTACTTTGCTGGAGCGCAAGAACCAAAGCAACAGCAACAAACTGACCGCTGTTCCTGACCAGAAAATTTCCGCTGACCTCACCTACCGCCCAACCCCGCGCTGGGAAACGCAACTGGTGGTCAACCACGAAGGCAGCCGCTGGGATTCCAACACCGTCAAACTGGCTGGCTTCAACACGGCGGATGCCAAGGTCGCGTTTCGCCCTACCAAACAAATCACTCTGGATGCGGGTGTGACCAACCTCACGGACAAGAACTACCAACTGACCGACGGGTTTCCGAATCCGGGCAGGATGTGGTTTACCAATGCCAGCTATGACTTCTGA
- the modA gene encoding molybdate ABC transporter substrate-binding protein gives MKLFKQTLLAAAIAFSTASAWADEVQVAVASNFTKPLEEIGSKFKAATGHDIKVSAGATGKLYAQIENGAPFEVFISADSKTPKKLVEAKQAEADSQFTYAFGTLVVWSSKEGYVDDKGDVLKKGEFQHLAIANPKTAPYGEAGMAVMEKLGLTAAITPKLVTGENITQTYDFVSTGNAELGFVALSQVSKANKLKSGSVWVVPQEMYKPLAQDAVLLTKGKDNAAAKALLDYLKGEDAQAIMTSYGYALPKKAEVK, from the coding sequence ATGAAACTGTTTAAACAAACCCTTCTCGCCGCCGCCATCGCTTTCAGCACTGCCAGTGCTTGGGCAGATGAAGTGCAAGTTGCCGTTGCCTCCAACTTCACCAAGCCACTGGAAGAAATCGGTAGCAAATTCAAAGCCGCTACCGGGCATGACATCAAGGTATCCGCTGGAGCAACTGGCAAGCTGTACGCCCAGATCGAAAACGGCGCACCGTTTGAAGTATTCATTTCCGCCGACAGCAAGACCCCGAAAAAGCTGGTCGAAGCCAAACAAGCCGAAGCTGATAGCCAGTTCACCTATGCTTTCGGCACGCTGGTCGTGTGGAGTAGCAAGGAAGGCTATGTGGATGACAAGGGTGACGTACTGAAAAAGGGCGAATTTCAGCATCTGGCGATTGCCAACCCCAAAACCGCTCCTTACGGTGAAGCGGGCATGGCGGTGATGGAAAAGCTCGGTCTGACTGCTGCGATCACGCCCAAACTGGTGACGGGCGAAAACATTACCCAGACGTATGATTTCGTTTCCACTGGCAATGCGGAACTGGGTTTTGTGGCACTGTCACAGGTATCCAAAGCCAACAAACTCAAGTCCGGTTCTGTTTGGGTTGTGCCACAGGAAATGTACAAACCCTTGGCGCAAGATGCTGTTCTGTTAACCAAGGGCAAGGATAACGCCGCTGCCAAAGCCCTGCTGGATTACCTGAAAGGGGAAGATGCACAGGCCATCATGACCAGCTATGGTTACGCTTTACCGAAAAAAGCCGAGGTGAAATAA
- the modD gene encoding ModD protein — MYFSDDELDHLIREDVPFLDLTTHVTGIGAAKGSIRYITREPTVICCTEEALRIFQKLGLFTLSMLPSGNLVPAGTVVMEAQGSAQAIHAAWRVALNLLEYASGIATRTHKMVERVQQVAPHVSVVTTRKSTPWAKKMTLKAVLSGGALPHRLGLSETVLVFDEHIRFMADFDTFLSQVSTLKARLGEKMVVVEAHTHDTALKLAQAGVDMVQLDKLDIEETRRVTAAIKTACPQVKVAIAGGIHLDNAAAYAATGVDMLVTSSLYFGKPADIKADIQKIN, encoded by the coding sequence ATGTATTTCAGTGACGACGAACTAGACCACCTCATCCGCGAAGACGTGCCATTTCTGGATTTGACCACGCACGTCACCGGCATTGGCGCAGCAAAGGGAAGCATCCGTTATATCACCCGCGAGCCAACGGTCATTTGTTGCACCGAAGAAGCCTTGCGCATCTTCCAGAAACTCGGCTTGTTTACCCTCAGCATGTTGCCCTCCGGCAACCTTGTTCCGGCGGGTACGGTGGTGATGGAAGCCCAAGGCAGTGCCCAAGCCATCCACGCAGCGTGGCGGGTTGCGCTTAACCTGCTCGAATACGCCTCCGGCATTGCCACCCGCACCCACAAGATGGTGGAACGGGTTCAGCAGGTTGCGCCTCACGTTTCAGTGGTGACGACCCGCAAAAGTACCCCTTGGGCAAAGAAAATGACACTCAAAGCCGTCCTCAGTGGTGGTGCACTGCCACATCGACTGGGCTTGTCTGAAACCGTACTGGTGTTTGATGAACATATCCGCTTCATGGCGGACTTCGACACTTTCCTGTCTCAGGTCAGCACCCTGAAAGCGCGTCTGGGCGAAAAAATGGTGGTGGTGGAAGCACACACTCACGATACCGCCCTCAAACTGGCTCAAGCAGGGGTTGACATGGTTCAACTGGACAAATTGGACATTGAAGAAACCCGGCGTGTAACGGCTGCCATTAAAACCGCTTGCCCACAAGTCAAAGTGGCGATTGCGGGCGGTATCCATCTGGACAACGCCGCAGCCTACGCCGCCACGGGCGTGGACATGCTGGTGACTTCATCCTTGTATTTCGGCAAACCCGCCGACATCAAGGCAGACATCCAGAAAATCAACTAG
- a CDS encoding sensor histidine kinase, translating into MTRNLLNTSVFRLSLVYALLFSAVAAGGLGYIYWMAKGQMEQQTDARLQLETDALLNLYRSLAVEGLTGAITMRNSENGSRYLISRLIHRSQQDLTRDLKFNQDTQRSKQIVASLPFSLITGEKRHSEPARMMLTLLPGGYQLLVVTDLKEQHTLQDRLLQTVLAAIGIIVALALAGGIFMSHNVQRRINAVSRTANDIMSGDLARRMPVTTRNDEFDSLSRVLNTMLARIEHLMQSMRDVTDNLAHDLRNPLNRLRNRLETSQFQPSQPTDYPQLIQDTIVEVDELIKTFNALLSIAQIESSAQRQDWVEVDLTLLIEELADLYTAVAEEQDLTLSYHAAPGLQIHGNRQLLAQAITNLLDNAVKYTPAGGEIHLAATQQMSNITITVADNGPGIPEAQREQVFKRFTRLDNARSTPGNGLGLSLVKAVAELHNATVQLHDNHPGLKASILISR; encoded by the coding sequence ATGACCCGCAATCTGCTTAATACCTCGGTTTTCCGGCTGTCATTGGTGTACGCCTTGCTGTTTAGCGCCGTGGCAGCGGGCGGACTGGGCTACATTTACTGGATGGCAAAAGGACAAATGGAACAGCAAACCGATGCCCGCTTGCAGCTCGAAACCGATGCCCTGCTCAATTTATACCGCAGCCTTGCTGTCGAAGGTTTGACCGGCGCAATCACCATGCGCAACAGTGAAAACGGCTCACGTTATTTGATTTCGCGGCTGATTCACCGCAGCCAACAGGATTTGACCCGCGACCTCAAATTTAATCAAGACACCCAACGTTCCAAACAGATTGTTGCGAGTTTACCGTTCAGTTTGATTACCGGCGAAAAACGCCATTCTGAGCCTGCGCGCATGATGCTGACACTGTTACCGGGGGGCTATCAACTCTTGGTGGTAACAGATCTTAAAGAACAACACACCCTGCAAGACCGTTTGCTGCAAACCGTTTTAGCCGCGATTGGTATTATTGTGGCATTAGCCTTGGCGGGCGGCATCTTCATGAGCCATAACGTGCAACGCCGTATTAATGCCGTCAGCCGCACCGCCAATGACATTATGAGTGGCGATTTGGCACGGCGGATGCCAGTTACGACGCGGAATGACGAATTCGACAGCCTCAGCCGCGTCCTCAACACCATGCTGGCACGTATCGAACACCTGATGCAAAGTATGCGCGATGTCACCGACAACCTCGCACACGATTTACGCAACCCGCTCAATCGTTTGCGGAACCGTCTGGAAACCAGCCAATTTCAGCCATCCCAGCCCACCGATTACCCGCAATTGATCCAAGACACCATTGTCGAAGTTGACGAGCTGATTAAAACGTTCAACGCGCTGTTGAGCATTGCGCAAATCGAATCCAGCGCTCAACGCCAAGACTGGGTAGAAGTTGATCTAACGCTACTGATCGAAGAACTCGCCGACCTCTACACCGCCGTGGCAGAAGAGCAAGACCTCACCCTGAGTTATCACGCAGCCCCCGGCTTACAGATACACGGCAATCGCCAATTGTTAGCGCAAGCCATCACCAATTTATTGGATAACGCGGTGAAATACACCCCAGCCGGTGGTGAAATCCACCTAGCCGCGACGCAACAGATGAGCAATATCACGATTACGGTAGCCGATAACGGGCCGGGCATTCCTGAAGCACAACGCGAACAAGTCTTCAAACGTTTCACCCGCTTGGATAATGCCCGCAGCACGCCCGGCAATGGGCTAGGGTTAAGTCTGGTGAAAGCCGTGGCAGAATTGCACAACGCCACCGTGCAATTGCACGACAATCACCCCGGCCTGAAAGCTAGTATCCTGATTTCTCGTTGA